The Neodiprion fabricii isolate iyNeoFabr1 chromosome 4, iyNeoFabr1.1, whole genome shotgun sequence genome window below encodes:
- the LOC124179956 gene encoding polypeptide N-acetylgalactosaminyltransferase 35A-like isoform X2, with amino-acid sequence MISTRYFSFISGIVITSVTWTFSLYLYSRLSQNANTASPTIYVPDFSQPLKESVFDQRSNDQHEAIYIQNVKDKIHRHQVSGKDPYNYKAHNDFQNSNKLLQQLQPVPVKPAVTVGGGLDEIGMVKNFEEQQKRDEGYKNYAFNVLVSDQLSLHREIPDTRHKLCQSLVYDKSLPNTSVVICFYNEHYMTLLRSVHSVVDQTPDDLLHEIILVNDWSDDDTLHVKLDTYIKENFEKKVKLYKTNRREGLIRARMYGAKRATGQVLIFLDSHIEVNKMWVEPLLSRIAQSKTIVPMPVIDIINADTFQYTGSPLVRGGFNWGLHFKWDNLPIGTLVHDEDFVKPIKSPTMAGGLFAMDREYFAHLGEYDSGMDIWGGENLEISFRIWMCGGTIELIPCSRVGHVFRRRRPYGGDDQHDTMLKNSLRVAHVWMDKYKDYFLKDVKNIDYGDISKRVALRESLKCRDFSWYLETVYPELTLPDDTEKHLKDKLAKVNQIQMQPWHLRKRNYTDQYQIRLTGSALCIRSEKDIKTRGSKLILTPCLRTKSQMWYETDKHELVLGQMLCLEGNEKWPRLGKCHEMGGNQAWHHRGTKRIPIYNMAAGTCLGVLSNSTNALVTMNLCTKPDVSLISWDLVRSTLAGRMDR; translated from the exons ATGATTTCGacaagatatttttcattcatttctgGTATAGTGATAACTTCTGTGACATGGACCTTCAGCTTGTACTTATATTCGAGATTGTCGCAAAATGCAAATACAGCGAGTCCTACGATCTATGTGCCAGACTTTTCTCAACCTCTAAAGGAATCTGTGTTCGACCAAAGGTCGAATGATCAACACGAGGCAATTTACATACAGAATGTCAAGGATAAAATTCATAGGCACCAAGTCAGTGGTAAAGATCCGTATAATTACAAAGCTCATAATGACTTTCAAAATAGTAACAAATTGCTACAACAATTGCAACCGGTCCCAGTGAAGCCAGCAGTCACCGTGGGAGGAG GGCTCGATGAAATTGgcatggtaaaaaattttgaggagCAACAGAAAAGAGATGAAGGGTACAAGAATTACGCATTTAACGTGCTAGTATCTGATCAGCTGAGCTTGCATAGAGAAATACCTGACACACGTCACAAACTTTGTCAATCTTTGGTATATGACAAATCATTGCCAAATACCAGCGTGGTGATATGCTTCTACAATGAGCACTACATGACACTTCTGAGATCTGTACATTCAGTGGTTGATCAAACTCCTGATGATTTACTGCACGAAATTATTTTGGTAAATGATTGGAGCGACGATGACACTCTGCATGTCAAATtagatacatatattaaaGAGAACTTTGAGAAGAAAGTAAAACTGTACAAAACTAATCGAAGAGAAGGTTTAATAAGGGCAAGAATGTACGGGGCAAAAAGAGCAACTGGACAAGTGTTGATATTCTTAGACAGTCATATTGAAGTTAACAAAATGTGGGTTGAGCCACTGCTCTCTAGAATCGCTCAATCAAAAACCATTGTCCCGATGCCCGTGATAGATATTATAAATGCTGATACCTTCCAATATACTGGAAGTCCCTTAGTTAGGGGTGGGTTCAACTGGGGATTACACTTCAAATGGGACAACCTGCCTATTGGAACCTTGGTTCATGACGAGGATTTTGTTAAACCAATAAA atCACCAACCATGGCTGGTGGATTATTTGCAATGGATCGCGAATATTTCGCGCATCTAGGAGAGTATGACTCCGGTATGGATATATGGGGAGGTGAAAACTTAGAAATATCATTTAGG atatGGATGTGCGGAGGTACAATAGAGCTAATCCCATGTTCACGAGTCGGACATGTGTTTCGAAGACGTCGACCCTACGGTGGGGACGACCAGCATGATACCATGTTGAAAAACTCGTTGCGAGTTGCTCATGTGTGGATGGATAAATACAAGGATTACTTTTTGAAAgatgttaaaaatattgattatgGTGACATTTCGAAACGTGTTGCACTACGGGAAAGCTTGAAGTGTCGAGACTTTTCTTGGTACTTGGAAACAGTTTACCCAGAGTTAACATTGCCAGACGATACAGAGAAACACTTGAAAGATAAATTGGCAAAAGTTAATCAGATACAAATGCAGCCATGGCATTTAAGAAAGAGAAATTACACCGATCAGTATCAAATTAGACTGACTGGCTCCGCTCTTTGTATTCGAAGTGAGAAGGACATTAAGACAAGGGGATCAAAGTTGATATTAACACCATGTCTACGAACCAAATCGCag atGTGGTATGAGACAGATAAACACGAATTAGTACTCGGTCAAATGTTGTGTCTAGAAGGGAACGAAAAATGGCCAAGACTCGGAAAGTGTCACGAAATGGGTGGAAACCAGGCATGGCATCACAGAGGGACC AAACGTATACCAATATACAATATGGCAGCTGGTACCTGTTTGGGAGTACTTAGTAACAGTACAAATGCACTGGTAACAATGAACCTGTGTACAAAGCCTGATGTATCATTGATAAGCTGGGATTTGGTTCGATCTACGTTAGCTGGACGAATGGATAGATGA
- the LOC124179956 gene encoding polypeptide N-acetylgalactosaminyltransferase 35A-like isoform X1: MMISTRYFSFISGIVITSVTWTFSLYLYSRLSQNANTASPTIYVPDFSQPLKESVFDQRSNDQHEAIYIQNVKDKIHRHQVSGKDPYNYKAHNDFQNSNKLLQQLQPVPVKPAVTVGGGLDEIGMVKNFEEQQKRDEGYKNYAFNVLVSDQLSLHREIPDTRHKLCQSLVYDKSLPNTSVVICFYNEHYMTLLRSVHSVVDQTPDDLLHEIILVNDWSDDDTLHVKLDTYIKENFEKKVKLYKTNRREGLIRARMYGAKRATGQVLIFLDSHIEVNKMWVEPLLSRIAQSKTIVPMPVIDIINADTFQYTGSPLVRGGFNWGLHFKWDNLPIGTLVHDEDFVKPIKSPTMAGGLFAMDREYFAHLGEYDSGMDIWGGENLEISFRIWMCGGTIELIPCSRVGHVFRRRRPYGGDDQHDTMLKNSLRVAHVWMDKYKDYFLKDVKNIDYGDISKRVALRESLKCRDFSWYLETVYPELTLPDDTEKHLKDKLAKVNQIQMQPWHLRKRNYTDQYQIRLTGSALCIRSEKDIKTRGSKLILTPCLRTKSQMWYETDKHELVLGQMLCLEGNEKWPRLGKCHEMGGNQAWHHRGTKRIPIYNMAAGTCLGVLSNSTNALVTMNLCTKPDVSLISWDLVRSTLAGRMDR, translated from the exons ATG ATGATTTCGacaagatatttttcattcatttctgGTATAGTGATAACTTCTGTGACATGGACCTTCAGCTTGTACTTATATTCGAGATTGTCGCAAAATGCAAATACAGCGAGTCCTACGATCTATGTGCCAGACTTTTCTCAACCTCTAAAGGAATCTGTGTTCGACCAAAGGTCGAATGATCAACACGAGGCAATTTACATACAGAATGTCAAGGATAAAATTCATAGGCACCAAGTCAGTGGTAAAGATCCGTATAATTACAAAGCTCATAATGACTTTCAAAATAGTAACAAATTGCTACAACAATTGCAACCGGTCCCAGTGAAGCCAGCAGTCACCGTGGGAGGAG GGCTCGATGAAATTGgcatggtaaaaaattttgaggagCAACAGAAAAGAGATGAAGGGTACAAGAATTACGCATTTAACGTGCTAGTATCTGATCAGCTGAGCTTGCATAGAGAAATACCTGACACACGTCACAAACTTTGTCAATCTTTGGTATATGACAAATCATTGCCAAATACCAGCGTGGTGATATGCTTCTACAATGAGCACTACATGACACTTCTGAGATCTGTACATTCAGTGGTTGATCAAACTCCTGATGATTTACTGCACGAAATTATTTTGGTAAATGATTGGAGCGACGATGACACTCTGCATGTCAAATtagatacatatattaaaGAGAACTTTGAGAAGAAAGTAAAACTGTACAAAACTAATCGAAGAGAAGGTTTAATAAGGGCAAGAATGTACGGGGCAAAAAGAGCAACTGGACAAGTGTTGATATTCTTAGACAGTCATATTGAAGTTAACAAAATGTGGGTTGAGCCACTGCTCTCTAGAATCGCTCAATCAAAAACCATTGTCCCGATGCCCGTGATAGATATTATAAATGCTGATACCTTCCAATATACTGGAAGTCCCTTAGTTAGGGGTGGGTTCAACTGGGGATTACACTTCAAATGGGACAACCTGCCTATTGGAACCTTGGTTCATGACGAGGATTTTGTTAAACCAATAAA atCACCAACCATGGCTGGTGGATTATTTGCAATGGATCGCGAATATTTCGCGCATCTAGGAGAGTATGACTCCGGTATGGATATATGGGGAGGTGAAAACTTAGAAATATCATTTAGG atatGGATGTGCGGAGGTACAATAGAGCTAATCCCATGTTCACGAGTCGGACATGTGTTTCGAAGACGTCGACCCTACGGTGGGGACGACCAGCATGATACCATGTTGAAAAACTCGTTGCGAGTTGCTCATGTGTGGATGGATAAATACAAGGATTACTTTTTGAAAgatgttaaaaatattgattatgGTGACATTTCGAAACGTGTTGCACTACGGGAAAGCTTGAAGTGTCGAGACTTTTCTTGGTACTTGGAAACAGTTTACCCAGAGTTAACATTGCCAGACGATACAGAGAAACACTTGAAAGATAAATTGGCAAAAGTTAATCAGATACAAATGCAGCCATGGCATTTAAGAAAGAGAAATTACACCGATCAGTATCAAATTAGACTGACTGGCTCCGCTCTTTGTATTCGAAGTGAGAAGGACATTAAGACAAGGGGATCAAAGTTGATATTAACACCATGTCTACGAACCAAATCGCag atGTGGTATGAGACAGATAAACACGAATTAGTACTCGGTCAAATGTTGTGTCTAGAAGGGAACGAAAAATGGCCAAGACTCGGAAAGTGTCACGAAATGGGTGGAAACCAGGCATGGCATCACAGAGGGACC AAACGTATACCAATATACAATATGGCAGCTGGTACCTGTTTGGGAGTACTTAGTAACAGTACAAATGCACTGGTAACAATGAACCTGTGTACAAAGCCTGATGTATCATTGATAAGCTGGGATTTGGTTCGATCTACGTTAGCTGGACGAATGGATAGATGA